The Herbiconiux sp. A18JL235 region GTTCCCATGCGTCATCTTCCACGCAGCCTCGTTGCGATCTCGGTGCGGTGATCATTTCCGTGGGGCGATTGGGGAGATGGGGTCAAACCGTGTTCAGGTGGTTGTTTGTGTGTGGCTGCTGGGCAATCGTCGGCAAGCGCGGAGCGCGCGGCAGCTTTTTCGGGGGTGGGCGTCTACCCGGTAGTGGCCGTCTATTCGTGATTCTGTAAGCACTGCCGCGCGCTGCGCGCTTGCCATCGAGGTGATGGCTGGTCGCCGAGATCGAATGATGAGCGGTGGGACGGTCGGTCATCATCTTTTGTGACTGGCGGTCGAATTAAACGACTTTTCATCAGGTATTACTGATAGAATCTCAGTATGAGAATCTCCTGCCGGCTGAGCGAGATCGTAGGCGATCTCCGCGCCGTGATGGGCGAGGTCGCGGAGCTGCTATCCGGGTTCTCCGACGACGAGGTGCTTGAGGTGATGGCCGCTGTCGAGACTGTGGGGCGGGTGGTTTCGGCGGGGCAGGTTCGGGTTGCCGGGGAGGTGGCGGTGCGGTCGCGGAGTGAGCTCGGTGACGAGGGGTTGAGTCGGGCGCAGAACTTCACCAGCCCGCTCAAGCTCGTCGCGCACGTGACGGGGGTGTCGGCGCGGGAGAGCAAGGCTCGGCTTGAACTCGGGAGGCGGATGCGCGGGGCGATGCTGCTTGGCGGGGGCGAGGGGCCGGTGCCGTTCCCGAGCGTTGCTTCGGCGCTTAATGAGGGTGGGCTCGGGGTGGAGGCGGCGGCGGTCATCGTCAGGCAGTGCGGTGAACTCGCCCAGCGGGGGTGTGGGGTTGATGTGGTGGCCAGTGCCGAGCAGACCCTCGTCGACGAGACCCTCACGAGGGGCCTGTCGGCTGACCAGACGGCGAAGCTCGCCATCCGCCTGCGCGAAATCCTCGACCCCGACGGCGCCGAACCCCGGGACGAACTCCACCAGCAGCAGCGCTCACTCACCATCGCGCAGGCCAGCGACGGCATGATCCGCGGGAAGTTCGCCCTCACGCCTGAGCAGGGCGGAATCTGGCTCGCGAGCATTCAGGCGATGCAGAGTCCCCGCGTGACCGGGCCGCGGTTCCTCAGCGAAGACGAGGCGATGGCGGAGTTCGCGACCGCTGACACGCGTACGCAGGCGCAGAAGAACGCTGACACCATCACCGAGCTTCTCGCCCGCGCCGCTGGCTCCCCCGACATGCCACGCATCAATGGCGCCACCACCACCGTCAACGTCCACATCACTCTCGACGACCTCGAGGCAGGGCGTGGGGTGGGTTGGATTGACGGCGTCGATGAGCCCGTCCCGGCTTCGACCGTGGCGCAGCTGCGCTGCCACTCCCCCCTCGCCGCCACCGTGTTCGGCGATCGGGGCGAGGTGCTTCACCACGGCAAGACGAAGCGACTGTTCACCGCCGCTCAGAACCGGGCCCTCGCCGCCAGAGACGGCGGATGCGTCTGGCCCGACTGCGACAGACCACCCTCCTACTGCGAAACACATCATGCCGACGAATGGGTCTCACCCGATCATCCGCCAGGCCGCACCGACATCGACAACGGCGTGCTGCTCTGCCACTTCCACCACTCCCACCTCCACAAATCAGCGTGGAGACTCGTCATGCGCGAAGGCGTCCCGCACATCGTGCCGCCCCGATGGATCGACATCACCCAAACCCCCATACCTACCACCCGCCGACCCACCGCCCGGCCACAGCACTACGCCGCCTGAGCATCGGCCGAGGGCAGCCGTAGAGGCCGCCCTGCCTGCGCACTGCGCCCGAGACCGAGCCGCCGCCGACGCCGCCTTCGACCATCACCATCGCGGTCAGCCCGCGGGCACCCGTCAGAGACTGCCCTTACGGCGCCGCACACCGAGCACCACGAGCACGATACCCACCACTACGAGGCCCAGGCCGATGAAGAGCCACGTCGGATCGCCCGTCATCGAACTGCCCGGAATGAGGTTTGCCCCCTGGCCGGCGAAAAGGGCACCGAACACGATGGCGACGATGCCGATGATGATGAGCGTCAGGCGCCCCGCTCTGGTTCCCATGCGGGTCACGGTACTCCCCCTCACACATTGTCGAGAGGGGGCTGTCATGCAACTGTTGACTATGGTTCGCATCGGGGGGCATCCGCTCGTGGGGGCGATCCCGCTGATTGCCGGGCTCTCGGTCTTCGCGGGGTTCGCGCTTGCCGTGCCCCTGTCAGGGTTGTACAGCTGGCTCGGCGCAGGCGCCTGGAGTTACGCGCTCGCCTTCATCACGCTGCTGATCCTGTTCGGTGGCGGCATCTCGCTGGGTTTAGGCCTGGCCTACGGCACGGTCGCGTGGGATGCTCAGCGGCGCGTCGCCCGCCTGCGCGGGCGGGAGGTACCGCTCGACTCGATCACCGAGCTGTGGCGATCGATGTCGGATTCCGGCACGGCCACCTACCTCAGCTACCGATTCGTGTCGGAGGAGGGCCCCTCGGCGCGGGTGCTCGTGGCGGGGCGGCCCATGCGAGGGCTGAGCGCCGAGGGCCTCAAAGCACTCAGCGAATTCGTGGCCGCATTGCCAGCAGGCGCCGAGGCGAACCGCATCGACGCGGATGCTGCACGAGCCGTCGACGAGACGGGGCTCACCGAACGCCAACGCGCGGCCGCCGTGACGATCATCGGAGTGGGCGGTAAGTCGCGAGTGTCGCCGGCCACGCTGCTCGCCGAGCTGGCACCATTCATCGAACCTCGAGACGGGAAGAGCGCATCCGGGAGCCCCTCAGCAGTCGGCTCAGCCCGCTCCACCAGCCATTCGGAACCTGCGGGCTCCATCTCGAGCGACGAGGCCGCGCGCATCCAGGCCGAGTGGGCCGAAGCGGACGCTGCAGCCGCCGCTCAGCTGACAGCCGAAGTATCGACCCTCCAGCGCCTGCGTCGCACCGCCTTCTGGGTCACGGTGCTGCCCATCGTGGTGGCCGCGGGCGCGATCGTCATCGCGGTGATCGCCGAGACGGCGGGTGGGGGCTCGATCGAGTCCGATCTCAACGACTCCATCGGCATCAGCGTGCTCGGCGGCATGGTGTTCGGCGTGCTGTTCTACCTGGCTTGGTGCGCCATTGCCGACGCAGACATCCGACGTCGGCGCCGGCTTGCGGATGCCGCGTGGAACTCGCTTCCCGCATCCGATCGCCACCTCGGCATCGCGATGCCCCTGCTCGCCGCCTTCAGCCAACCTGCGCTCCGCCTGCGGCGAGGGCTCGCGTTCGGGGCGAGCGTGGTCGGGCTGATCGTGGCGCTGGTCGGGATCATCATGGTGATCGAGCCCGACGACGTTCCGCTCATCGGCGCGATCGGCGCGATCGTGGTGGGCGGCGGCATGATCGTGTGGTCGGTCTTCGCGTTCATCGCTGTGCAGCGGGCGAAGCGCCGGGATGCCGAGCGGCTCGTGCTGCTCGCCGGATGGCGGCTGCTGCCGCCGCTGGTGCTCGACACATGACGAAGCCACCCGCCGCCTGGCCGGTCTGGCTCGTGTTCGGCCTGTTCATCATTCCCGGTCTCATCGGGCTCGGCCTCCTCGGCGGGGCCAAAGACTCCGCCCACGAGCGTGTCGCCTTCACCGAAGACGCCGCCGGCCGCAGCGTCGTGGTCACGGGCCGGCTCAGCGACGTCGAGACCAACCCGGGGCTGCCGCAGGCCACGGCCTACTACTCGGCCGAGATTCCGGATGCGCGCGGAGGGTCGGCCACGACGGTTTCATTAGCCGGCGATGAGCACTGGGGCTTCCCACCGTCCTCCGACTTCCCGAAGGAGCTCGACTTCCTGATCGTCCTCGACGATCCACCGCGCGGAGTCGCGCACGGCCCGGTCGGCAGCCTTCACGAGGTCTCCGACGCCGACGTCGCGACGGCTCAGAGCGACTTCGCGGTCGCGCAGGGCCTGTGGATTGGCGGCATCGTCGTGTTCTGGGTGCTGCTGCTCGGGCTGCCCGCGCTCGCGATCTCGTTCACCCTGCGCCGCCGCCGTGCGGCCCGCGCCGCTGCACCTCCCCCGATCGGCTCGACGCCGAGAATCTGAGAGGTTGCACCCGGCGCGGGCCACCGGAGACCGTCACCGATAGCTTGCGAACCGCAGATCCCGTGCCGCAGGGTCGAGCGCCCACGAGGCACCCGAGTCGCCGCTGAACGACGCGCGTCCGTTGGCGTACCGGGAGTCCTCCGAGTACGCGAAGCCGTACGAGTTCGACGTGCCGTTGCCCGTGCTGCCCGGTGACGAGATGGCGATGCCATAGCTCTGACCGGCGGTGAGGGCACCGAAGGTCACGTCGAAGCGCGTGGCACTTGTCGACACCGACGCCGCACCGATGGTGCGAGTGGCGACTGTGACCGTGGGCTGGCCCGAGCTGTTCAGCTGGTACACCTTCACCACCAGGTCTCCGGCGGGGCTGCCGTTCTTGTACGCCCAGATCGCCGCGCGCGTGTCAGCCGCCAGGGGCACGAACGACTGCATGCGCTGCACCGTGCCTCGAATGTCGCGGTAGCTCTGGAACGCGCCGAACTCGTTGCTCTGGTCGAGGATGGGCGTGCCCGCGTCGTAGCCGATCGCCGGCACCCACGACACCTGCGCACCGGCCGCAGCATCCACCTCGAACCGCACCACGTCGCCCGCTGTCACGGCGAGAGCGTCGAGGTTGAGCTCGACTCCCGTCGCCGAGGGCTGCACCGTCTGCGCCGGATAGGCCTGGTTGCCGTTCACCGTCACCCGCACCACAGCGGCGCTGCCGCCGACCAGCAGGGCCCGGCTCCGCATCGAGATCGTGCCGGTCGCCGGAGCCGTCCAGGCCCGCGAGACCGCGAGTGTCGACGACGGGTTCGCGAGGAACGCCGAGACGAAGGCCGTGCCGCTCGTGTACGAGCCCGCCGACGCACTGTAGGGCAGGCTCGTCCAGCCGCCCGACCCCGACTTCGACGCGTACGACCAGGCGTTCGCCGAGGAGCTGAAGTCACGGGCGGCGTACCAGGCCGACGCGTTGCCGGCGACGTCGCGGTTGTTCGAGAAGATGTACCCGCGGAAGTCCTCCCCCGGCCCCGACACCAACAACTGGCTCTGCTGGTAGAGGTTGTTGTTGATAGTTCCCGTGGGGGTGAAGCAGTTGGAAACCCGACGGATGCCGCCGTCACCGTTCGCCCCGTTGCCCTGGATGAGGTTCGACGAGATCGTGTTCCAGTCGCTGTGGTCGAAGGTGTCGCTCGACCCGCACGCGGCACTGCGGATGGCCAACGAGCTGATTCCCGCACCGTAGTTGCCGGTGATGGCGTTGTTGAAGATGCTCACGTTCGACGTCGCGTACTCGAGGTCGATGCCCATCTGATCGGCGGCAGAACCGACGTTCGGCACGTTCGCGACGATGTTGTTGGCGACGACCACGTCTTTCATGCGCATGAGCACGATTCCCGCCGTGCCGTCGCGCGAGTGGCAGGCGCCGGCCCGGTCGATGACCGAGTTGCGCAGTGTGGAGTTCTGCATGTTCATGAGGGTGATGGCGTTCGGGCAGTCGGCCCGGACATCCCCTCCCCCGTCGAGGTCGTGGAGGTTGAGGCTGTCGAACACGGCGTTCGTGATGAGGCTCGTGCCGTCGGTTCCGTCGGTGCTGCGCACGCCGTTGCACCACCCGACCATCACGCCCATGTTCGACGCCGTCACCTCGACCCGGGTGACGACGAGACCGGTCAGCGCGGTCTGCGAGGAGGTGAACGGGAACGTGGTGACGCTTCCATTCTTGGTGGCGGGCCCGGTGATGGCGACTCCGGCCGAGGTGTACAGACCCGGAATCGGGGACTGGCTGCAGGTGCCGTCGTAGACGGGGTTGTTGCCCTGGGCGATACCGGTGATGTGGTGGGCGTAGATGTCGCTGATGGTGAGACCCGAGTGGTTCAGCGTGCTGTAGTACGCCTGCACCCCGACGGCGGCGTGGCTGATCTCGAGGTTGCGCACGGTCACGTTCGACACGTTCTCGAGGTACACCCCGCGATCGCTGTTCGCGCCGCTGCGCACGATTGCCGGCCGCGCGCCCGAGCCGTAGGCGTCGACGACGATGGGCGCAGCCGCCGTGCCCGAGTCGTCGATGCGCAGCTCCTGGTTCCAGGTGCTGCCTCGAGCGAGACGGATCTCATCGCCCGCGACGAGCGTGGCGCTGTTCACGTTCGTGAAGTCGCACCACGGGGCGGAGGGCGAGGTGCCCGGCCCGGAGTTGGAGCAGCTGACGGTGGACACGTACCGAACTGTGCCCGCCGCCTGGGCGGGGGCAGCAGCTGCCAGTCCGGCGACCACCAATCCGGCCGACACGACCACGGCCGTCACGGCTCTGTGGAAACCTCGTTGCACGGGTACCTCCTCGTACTCGTTGAAACATTTAACTCGCCACAGTAGGCGGTCGTCGGTGAAGAATCAATGCCCAGATCGACGCGGAGGCGCGGGGCGGCACGGGGACTTGATAGATTCGCTGATGCAGAGCAAGGGGGCCGGGGCGTGAGTCAAGACGGCGGGTCGACCATCCGGGATGTCGCCGAGCGCGCGGGCGTGTCGAT contains the following coding sequences:
- a CDS encoding DUF222 domain-containing protein; its protein translation is MRISCRLSEIVGDLRAVMGEVAELLSGFSDDEVLEVMAAVETVGRVVSAGQVRVAGEVAVRSRSELGDEGLSRAQNFTSPLKLVAHVTGVSARESKARLELGRRMRGAMLLGGGEGPVPFPSVASALNEGGLGVEAAAVIVRQCGELAQRGCGVDVVASAEQTLVDETLTRGLSADQTAKLAIRLREILDPDGAEPRDELHQQQRSLTIAQASDGMIRGKFALTPEQGGIWLASIQAMQSPRVTGPRFLSEDEAMAEFATADTRTQAQKNADTITELLARAAGSPDMPRINGATTTVNVHITLDDLEAGRGVGWIDGVDEPVPASTVAQLRCHSPLAATVFGDRGEVLHHGKTKRLFTAAQNRALAARDGGCVWPDCDRPPSYCETHHADEWVSPDHPPGRTDIDNGVLLCHFHHSHLHKSAWRLVMREGVPHIVPPRWIDITQTPIPTTRRPTARPQHYAA
- a CDS encoding LPXTG cell wall anchor domain-containing protein, yielding MGTRAGRLTLIIIGIVAIVFGALFAGQGANLIPGSSMTGDPTWLFIGLGLVVVGIVLVVLGVRRRKGSL
- a CDS encoding right-handed parallel beta-helix repeat-containing protein, with the protein product MSTVSCSNSGPGTSPSAPWCDFTNVNSATLVAGDEIRLARGSTWNQELRIDDSGTAAAPIVVDAYGSGARPAIVRSGANSDRGVYLENVSNVTVRNLEISHAAVGVQAYYSTLNHSGLTISDIYAHHITGIAQGNNPVYDGTCSQSPIPGLYTSAGVAITGPATKNGSVTTFPFTSSQTALTGLVVTRVEVTASNMGVMVGWCNGVRSTDGTDGTSLITNAVFDSLNLHDLDGGGDVRADCPNAITLMNMQNSTLRNSVIDRAGACHSRDGTAGIVLMRMKDVVVANNIVANVPNVGSAADQMGIDLEYATSNVSIFNNAITGNYGAGISSLAIRSAACGSSDTFDHSDWNTISSNLIQGNGANGDGGIRRVSNCFTPTGTINNNLYQQSQLLVSGPGEDFRGYIFSNNRDVAGNASAWYAARDFSSSANAWSYASKSGSGGWTSLPYSASAGSYTSGTAFVSAFLANPSSTLAVSRAWTAPATGTISMRSRALLVGGSAAVVRVTVNGNQAYPAQTVQPSATGVELNLDALAVTAGDVVRFEVDAAAGAQVSWVPAIGYDAGTPILDQSNEFGAFQSYRDIRGTVQRMQSFVPLAADTRAAIWAYKNGSPAGDLVVKVYQLNSSGQPTVTVATRTIGAASVSTSATRFDVTFGALTAGQSYGIAISSPGSTGNGTSNSYGFAYSEDSRYANGRASFSGDSGASWALDPAARDLRFASYR